Below is a window of Leptospira saintgironsiae DNA.
GTTTTACTGGGAATTTAATTTTAGGTGCAATCCAAGGACTTGCTCCTTCTACTGACTTTCCTTTTACAGCAGGAAATGCAGAAACATTCGGAGTATCTGCATTCTTCCCGGACGCTTCTTCTTTTGGAATAGGGATGCCAATCCTATTTGGATTTTTCTTTTACCAGATCCATAGCAGAAACTGGAGGATCTCTTCTAGAGTTCTATTAAGCTTCGCGGTCTTTATTGCCCTAGGGCTTGCAGGGAAATACCAAAGCACCGGCTATTGGCTTCTTATTATTTTCCAAACCGCTTTAGTCATAGTACTTAGTTACCAAAGAGGGTTCAGAAATCCGATCTGGAAGTATTCTTTTATTCCATTCGTGGTGCTCGGGACTGTCGCAGTATTAGTCGGAGTTTATTTTATAGGCGGAATGGACTGGGCCTTTACTCCTTGGCAATTGATCAGGGAAGATGCGTCTAACGCATGGACCAAGGGAAAAACATTCTCCAAAATGTTAGAAATATTCTGGAAGGACGGTTGGGTCCAGACATTATCCGCATGGAATTGGTTCAAAGAAGCCCCAGTATTTGGACAAGGATTTGGTGGATTTGCACTACACTGGATCGAATCAGGACCTAGAGGCGCTTATCCTCCAAACGGGACCCAGGACTTTGCCTTAACTTCTTTTGTGTTCCTTCTTTCAGAAGGTGGGATCTTATTCTTCCTTCTATTTTTTGTATGGGTGGGCTTGGAATCATTTACCAGAACTTCTTATTGGTTTCTGCCTCTTCTATTCTTTCCTGTTACATTTTATGAGCCTTGGACGAGCGGTGCTGGAATATTAGGTTTTCTTTTAATATGGCTTTTAAGCGCATCTGGACCTTCTACTCGAACCCTGCCTAAATGGTGGATGGTTCCCGCATTTAATCTGGTTTGTTTGCTCTTCGGTTTGGGACTAACTGCTAAGGCGTTCATCCGACAATCTTCTCAATTGCAAGGACCTGAATTCAGATACGAAGAAAGAAAAACTTACCAACTTTCTGCAAAGGCAAAATTCCAAGAGAAGGCAGGGGGAAGATATCATACATTCCGTTCCGGAACTTCTTGGATTTTGGGTGATAAGGGGAATATCAGCTTACGTATTGCTTTGGATGAAGCTCCTAAAGCAGGAAAGCCTGTGTATATTCGTTGGATCTTCTCTGATCAGAATGGTGTGGAATTACAATCCAGAAGTACTCCTTTGAATACTACTGTGAACCAAGTTGGTTTAGGGGTTCCTGCAGGAGCTAAAACATTAACCGCGAAGCTTATGAGGATTTCTTGGTACCAAGCTGGGCCGTCTGAGTTTTATATTGGAACAGATGATTTTGACGGACTCAATCGTATCCGTTAAAACTTAAATGTCTGTTTTAGTCGTATTTGATATAGATGGAACATTAACGGATACCGTTTCTTTACACAGAAAAGCTTTCCATGAAGTTTTGATCTCTTTCGGACTGCCTGGTTTAGGTTCCGAAATAAAAGAATATAAACACCATACAGATTCGAGTATATTCAAAGAAATTTATACATCTTTTAAAACAGATTGGGATGAAAAGGTTTCTAAAAAATTCGAAGAAGAGTTGGCCCAAAATATAAAAGAGAAATTTCAAAAAGGAATTTCGGAAATTTCGGGAGCAAAAGTTTTTTTAGAAAGGCTTAGGTCTGCAAAGATCCCTTTTGGATATGCAACCGGATCTTTTTATAGGCCTGCATTCTTAAAATTAAAAGACTGTGGACTTCCTTTGGACGTACCTCTTGCAACTGCTTCTTCTTTTTATGAAAGGGAATCCATCGTTCAGTCTGTAGTTGAAGAATCTTGTAAAAAGTATTCTAAAAGTTTTTCCAAGACGATTTGTTTTGGAGACGGGATTTGGGATTCTAAAACCGCTCGAAACTTAGGTTTGGAATTTATTGGTATTACAGAAGATCCAAAACTTCATTCCGAATGGAAGTACCAGAACATACATCATGTATTTCGGGATTATTCAGACGGTCTTTCTATTCTTTCTGCGGTTTTAAGTTTTTGTGACTGAAAACGCATCTAATGTATTTCGATACTGTTGCTTAATACGTATAAACCATCTCCAGGTTAAAAGGCCCCAAGGGATCTTTGGAAATCTGTATAACGCACCACTTTCGTGTTCTGGATCTTCCGGTCTAAAATTTTTCCAAACTGGCACAACAGGTATCTTCTCGAAATTTCTTCCAGCTATATAAAAGGAAACAGTGGTTTCTTTATTTAGTTCCGGCTCTCGGATGACTGGAGAATAAAAACCTTTTCTGGAAAGAGAATAGGCGAGGCTTGGTTCCTCATCTCCTTCTGGTCCCAAATTTACTGAAAGAAATAATGGGATTTTTAAAATTCTCTCTCGGAAGAAAGAAGGGTTGATCATACCTCTAAGTAAGAATAAAAATCCGAGCCATGCGGGATATTCCATAAAGAGTGTGATAAATTCTAAAGAGCTAATATTTGCTAAATAGTATGGGATCCATTCAGGAACGAATAGATAAAAATTCAGGCAGAAGATAGGAACTCCAAATAGGATTACTGAAATAAATGATCTAATTGTAGATAGATCTCTTAATAAAGGGATTTCTTTTATATTCTCTTTGGATTGAGCTGCTCTCAACCAAGAATCATATCTTGAAAATTTGCGGATCATAGAATAATCATCCACATACAAATTTTCTGCCTGTAATAACTCGAATGGAAGCGTCACTTCTGCTTGGACTACGAGTAATTCTAATATTAAAAAAGAAAGTCCTAGGATTAAAGGAATATAAACTGTACCCAGTCCTCCTTGGATTAGTAAAAAATTATAAAGTCCATGAAGGATTACTAAAAAGGAGAATGTAGAGATCAGATCTAAACCGGAAAAATTTCCTTTTCTAGATTGCAGGAATTTTAAAATAAAAAATCCTAATATACCTCCTGAGAAAGTATGCAAAGGTAAAGAAGTACCTGACCTGAGTAAACCCTGCCAAAAATCCAGTTTGAAAGAATAGAATACATTTTCTATACAACCGAAAGAGGCTCCTAAAGTCAGACCGAAATAGAGTCCGTCTGCAAGATTGGTAGAATTTTTTACCTGTTTTAAGAATAGAAAGATTAGAATTGCCTTGGAAGTTTCTTCTGGAATAGCTCCTACAAGCATTGCTTTGGAGAATGCGGAATAATTTTCGAATAGGTCGAATACTCCTACTTCCCAAGCAAGAGCGATCCCTGTTGCGATCATTCCATAAAAAAATGCGAACGTTGTAAATGTAGTTCCTTGTCCGGAGTAATAGGTCTTACGATAAAAGTCCCAATAAAACCAGGCGGCGAGAATCGCAGAGATTGGTTTGCCTAAAAAAATCCAGTTTTCCATTCGCTTTAATAAAAAAGGCGCCGCCTGACAATTTTAAGCGACGCCTTTCAATCCGCAATATTTGTTAAGCGGTGTTAGTGATTTCTATGCTGCTAAACTTTGTTTTTTTCTCAGCAAATAAACTGCGATTCCACCTGCTATGACTAGTCCCAGTGCATAGAAGATCGCAAATTTTTTCACGGAGAGAAACAGATAACCGAGTAGGCTGCTATTACTTGGAACTGGGAATGCTTTGGACTCGTTAGTCACGTTATTATACCAAGTTTTATATTCTTTTCCGCCGGAAGACACCCAAAGATTGAACTCTGAATATCCTGTTTCCGCAGGATTTCTGATATCATATCTTTCATAAGGATATTTCCAAGTTCCAGGAACTAAGATTGCCCAAGGAAATCCTGTGATGTCCAAATATTTATCAGTTCCAAGCAAGTTCTTATACAGTCCAGGAAAATGGATCTCTTGTTTGGTATTGATCACATACGCATAAAGATCGTAAGGGAAGGACCCTAACTTAGCTCTTTCTACAGGAGCATTGAATGTAATCTCTACAGTTGCGATAAATCCAGGTTTGAACACATCACCTGGGTGAGCGTTCTGTCCTCTGATTGTTTTATTAGAATCATCAAAAATTTGGTAACCTGATTTTAAGTTCGCAGCAGTTACATTTACAGTGTTTGTTGCAACTTCTACTTTTCCATCCGCTTGGGTCAGTGTGTAAGTGATAGAAGCGCCTACATCAACAGGTAACTTAATATAAAGCTGATGTCTATAACCTGCACCTTTCGCAACGTGTTGGTATTTTCCTCTAAGCCTTACGATCTTGCCGGAAGAGTTTAGATCTTCTTCATTTTTGAATTGGATCACATAGTCGTTAAAATCTGCATCACCTGGAGAAGGATATAGATCCTCATAAGCGACAGTGAATACTCCCTCTGCAGGGTAAGCAATTTCTGTCGAACGAGTTGCGTCGTTTGGATAAATATCTGTATTATCAGGCACTCCATCTCCATCAGTGTCAGCAACTTGAACTGTAGGAAGATTTACTTCATATCTAATTGTTCTGTTGATCCCAAGGACAGATTGTAAACTGATATACTGAGAAATAGATTCCCCACCAATCGAAATATCTACAGTGATATTTCCTACAGAAGTTGGAACAGTTAATGTTCCGGTCACTTTTCCAGAAGAATCAGAAACTCCTTGGAATAGTATATTATTATTCTCATCATATACTAGAACGGTAGCTCCCGAAACCACATTAGACTTATTATCCAATACAGTAAGATTCAAAGGAATATTGATCGTAGTATTATAGTTAAAGATAGGATCTCCTTTTGGATCTTCTACCACTACTACAGCTACTGTAGGAGTTCCCGAGGAACTGTTGTTTGTATTATCTGAAGAAGATCCCGAATTCCCACTATTAGAAGACCCATTGTTTGCAGTGGAATCCCCAGAGGAAGAATTCGAAGAACCGGAAGATGAGCTACTTGAACCGGAATTACTATTAGAAGAAGTATTATCTCCTGAACCAGAGTTAGAAGAACTGGAACCTGAAGATCCAGAACCGGTACTTCCACTGGAAGAATTACCAGAATTGTTTGCTGTATCAGAAGGAGAAGAACTAGATCCAGAGTTTCCAGAATTGGAATCATTAGAACTTCCTGAATTTCCAGAAGAAGATCCGGATGTATTAGAAGAATCTGATGTATTCGAATTGGAAGAAGTTTGATCAGAAGAATTGTTTGAACCGCCAGTGGAGCCGGATGAACCAGAAGATCCACTATTAGAATTTCCGCTTCCTGAATTAGAATTGGAATCTGATGGGGTAGTGGTTGAACCTCCATTATTATCAGTATTGTCTGCAGGAGGGGTTACTGGATTTCCGGAACCATCTCCTGGAACAAATACTACTCCAGGGCTACCACTGTTTCCCGGAACTCCTCCGGTTGCGGTGTGTTGGCTTCCTAAGAAAAAAAACGGTAGTAATAAGCCATTTTTCTTATGGCTGCAGTTATAAACGAACCCGGCAATCATCGCCAAGGCTAGGAACTTTTTCATGAAGGGTCTCCCCACTCTAATCTCTTTACCTTAGGAGACGGGTGAAAAGGGTTGGTACTACGGTCGATTAGGTTTTTTTCCTATATGAAGAACGCTATTCCCGAATACAAAATTGGTATATCTGACTTTCTCGAAACCTGTTTGTTCCAATTTGGATTTCAAACCTTCTTGGTCAGGATAATATAAAGAAGAAACCGGCAAATAATCGAACATTTCATTTTTGCCCCCCCATAGTACATAACCTAAAAGAGGAACAATTCTAAAAAAATAGAAATCAGCGAATGCTTTTATAAAAGGATTTTTGACCTTTCCCACGTCCAGGTTTGCAAATACTCCGCCAGGTTTGAGTACTCTATAAATTTCTGATAACGCTTTGCCTAGATCATTCACATTTCTCAAACCAAAACCTATGCTGACTGCATCCAGGCTTTCACTTTTCACTTTGGAAAGATTGGTGGCATCTCCCCATTCTATCTTTACTCTGCCTTGGTTGATCGGTGCTTCTAATCTTGTCTTTGCGACTTCTAACATGTTTTCGGAGAAGTCCAGGCTTAGTAAAGATTCCACTCTTTGGGACCTTTCTAGACGAATGGAGATGTCTCCAGTTCCGCAACATAGATCTAAAACTTTGATTGGGCCCTTGGTTTCAGTTTCGATCTCTTCTACCAATTTATTCTTCCAAAATCTATGTAAGAAGAAGCTACTACAATCGTTGAAACGATCATACTTGGAAGCGATCCTGTTGAAATTTACTCGAACGAAATCCGCCTTCGTATCTGAAGAAGGCATTTGAAAAGAGGCCATTTCCCTTAGGATTTTGACGAATCTCTCCGGCGCAAGAGGGATTTGGATTTTTGTTCGGATGACAGAAAGTAGAAGTCCTCGTATTTTGGAGAAACGATGAAAGACCTAGGCTTTCTACAAGGATTGGATTGGGTTTCCAGCCTGATCATCCTTCTTTCCATATGGAATCTCGGAACCTTTATCCATGTATGGAGCATTCTTCCCAAAAGAAAGGAATCCTTAAAACAAAACTTCTTAACTGAAAACAATCCTTCCATCTGGGAAGAAAAACTTTCAGAAGTATTATTTCCCATTGAAACCAAACTTTCCTGGATGAAACATCTGGCAGGAATTTCAACAATGCTTGGACTTTTAGGAACTGTGCTCGGGATCTCTGAAGCATTCTCTTCTTTGCAAGCAGCAGGAACGGTAAGTTTGGATGCATTTGCAGGTGGGATCAAACTTGCACTAGTGACAACGATCTTAGGCTTGTTCGTGGCAATTCCTTCCTTATTCGGGTTTCAATTCTTAAAACATAGATTATTGGACTTAGAAAGAGAAGCTCTATCCTGGTTAAAGATCCCTCCTAGATAAAAACAAATGAGAAAGTCGATTTTAAAGGAAGAAGATCCAGGAATAGACCTGACCAGTTTTATAGACGTAGTATTTATACTTCTGGTGTTCGTAATGTTGGCAGTAAGTTTCCGAAAAGAGATCAGATCTATTCCATTAGAACTTCCTAAAGTAGGACAGGGAGAAGACCCAAAGGGTGAAAGAGTAGAATTTGCACTTTTGCAAGATGGCTCCTATAGAATTGGAGATGAAAAAGTCCAAAGAGCAGGCTTAGAAGAGAAATTAAAACAAGGCCTTGTCAAAGAAAAAGAAGTCCGTTTTTTTGCGGATAAAACTGCAAACTACGAAGAGATCGTAAAAGTATTAGATTTGTTGAGCAGGTCTGGTGCTTCTTCCCTGGAACTTGCTGTCCAAGGCCAGAAATAATATATTAAAGATCTTTTAACTTAGGATTATTCTTGTGACGATCTTTGTCTCTAGTGGAGTTCTTTTCTAAGGTTGCCTTAAAAGCTTCTTCCATGGAAATTCCCATTTGATTTGCCAGACAAGTTAGAACAAAAAGTATATCTCCTAGTTCCTTAGATAGACCTTCCGGATCTTCTCCCTTCTTGAAAGATTGGTCTCCGTATTTCCTAGCTACAAGTCTGGAAAATTCTCCTACTTCTTCCATTAAGATGGCTAGGTTTGTAAGTTCTGAAAAATATTTAACCCCGATGGTTTTGATCCAATCATCTACCGTCTTTTGGGCTTCGTCGAAATTCATTTTGTTTTAGGAAGGTTTCCCTTTTCCTGCAAAAATTCTATCAGAAATCTAGTAGGTTCTGCATAACATCCACCGCTGAGATGATGTGGATCTATGAATTTTTGGCATTTCATTCTGGAACGATATTCTTCCATATCTAATACCAAAGTTTCCGGATATTCTTGGATAAGTTTATCTCTTAATTCTATCCATTCTTGGAAGAACGGAGCGGATCTGACTTTTTCGGAGAATGTAGAATACAGCAATGGAGTCCATAAGATTACTCTAATATGATTCTCTCTCGCTGTTTTTAAGAAATTTCTAAGAAAGTATTCTTGTACTTTAGAACTTTTGAAATTTTTATAAGACTCGTTAAATATTCTTTCTGATTCCGATCCTAATTTATCTTCCGGAGTATTCGCCAAAAGACCATTTGGGATCCCGCCTTTAAATTTATCAGATTCGTTTATCAGAATATTTCGAATGAACACAAGTTGTTGGACTTCCCCTGGATTTTTGATCCTGGAAAAAGCTTCTTTAAATCTTGGGGGGAATACAGAAGTTCGGAAAACTTTTGCTTTTAAAAAACTATCCCATTCATTCGTGGAGAATATATTCCAATACCTTAAGAAAAATGGAAAATCATAAGAATAACGTAATGGGTATCTATTAGCGAAGTCTGTTCCTGAATCAGGATAATATTCTAAAATCGCATAGTCCAAAGGAATTTTTTTAGAAAGAAGTTTTTCCAAAGTGAAATTATGGAAAGAATAAGGTGCAGAAGGCCCTGAAAGGTTATACACGATCAGACCCGGACTTTCTTTTTCAAATTCTACAAGTGAGAATTCTCCCATATGAGAAGTCCCAAAAAATGTAAGGACTTTTTGGTCTTCTTTTTTGGAATCGGTTTCTTTCTTCATGGTAGAAAGAACCTTATCTTTCATATTATAAAAATAATATTCTGCACCAGTTTCAGTGTAAGGTCTTACCTTCTCAGAAGAAAATACCCTGTCCCATACAAGAAGTAGGGCAGCAATCCCAAGAGGGATCCAAAGAATTTTGCGATGTAACAAAGGAATTCTTTTCATAATCTAAAATGCAAAGTAGATGAAATCTTGTCCCTTGCCTGCGTAATTTCCAAAGATCAAAGCTCCGATCAAAAGGAAGGCAAGTAAAAGTTTGGTCCTATTTCTTTGGAACCAAAGAGGATAGCGTGCTGGTGCTTCCGCAGCATGGAAAATAATTCCGCCTATAATATAAGGAATTGCTAAATTGAAAGATAGAGTATTTGCCTGCTCGGGACGAATATGATAGAACCAACTTTCAAAGAAATAAAATGAATCACTTATATTAATAGAACGGAAGAATACAGCTGCGAGAGCAAATAACGAATAGGTCCAAAAAACTCGAACCCAATGGAAAAATTTTCCTGCTGTGGGTAAAATCCTTATACCTTTTCTTTCCAAGGTTCTTTCTACAAATAAGAAGAATCCATGAGAAAGTCCCCAAGCTAAAAAAGTCCAATTGGCTCCATGCCATAAACCACCCAAAGCGAAAGTGATCGTTTGGTTGATATTGGTTCTGGCTTCTGAACCTCTACTTCCACCTAAAGGAATATAGATATAATCTTTAAGCCAAGTGCCGAGAGTTATATGCCATTTTCTCCAAAGTTCGTGGATATTCTTACTGAAGAATGGAGCATTGAAGTTTCTTGGAATATTAAATCCGAATAATAAAGCACAGCCTTTGGCAACATCGGTGTATCCGGAGAAGTCAGAATATACCTGCCAAGTAAATCCTATTGTAGCTAAAAGTAAGGAACCACTTCCGTATTCTCTAGGCCTTAAAAATACAGGATCGATCAAAGTACCTAAATTGTCTGCAATCAGTATCTTCTTACAAGCGCCTAGTCCAATTAGGAATAGTCCTGTAAAGATCGCAGTTTTATGAATTCTCAAATTTTCCAGTCTTGGAAAAAAATCTTTCGCTCTCATGATAGGTCCTGCGACCAATTGAGGGAAAAATAATAAGAACAAAGTAAAATGGAAGAAGTTTGGAAGCTCTTCTACTTTTCCTCGATACACATCTATCACGAATGCCATTACTTGGAATGTATAAAAGCTGATCGCTAAAGGAAGAATGATCCTGAAAGAGAATGTGCTCGTATTGAATAAGGATAAGTTCGTGACGTAGAAAAGATTGTCCGAAACAAAATAAAAATATTTGAATATTCCTAAATTGATCAAGTCGATCAAAACGATGATCGTAAGTAACTTTTTACTTTTTGTTTTAGCAATTGGTTTTAGGAAAAGATAATTTAAGAATATGATTCCTAATAAATGTAAAAGGAAAGGTGGATTCCAAGAAGCGTAAAATACTAGAGATGCTATTAATAGGATCCATTCTCTGTATTTGCGGCTATCCCATGTCCAGTAGAGAACATAAACGATGAGGAAGAATACGAAAAATAAAGTGGAGGTAAAGATCATCTTTATTTCCGGTTTAATCCTAAGATAGAAGGTAAGTCAGCAGAGAATATCGCAGAAAATTTTTCCATTCCAGCCTTATTCAAATGGATTAGATCGTAATAATAATCTCCATTATTCTGACCATCTAAGCTTGCTTGGTAATCAAGCAGGTGAGTGTCTGGATCAATTTTTTGGATCTCTTCTTCCCAAATACGATTTCTGTCAGGGCTTCTCCAATTTTTAATGATCTCACTATAAGGCGCGATCACTCCGATGATCTTGATCTTCTGCCCATTTTCGAGACCTACTTGGCGAATATCATTATGAAGGATTTTTAATCTATGGAAGTAGTTATTCACCTGTTTGGTTCTTTCTACTTTAACTGGAGTTCTTTCTCCTAAACCACAAGTGTCCCAGATCGCCTTTTTATGAAATTGATCTGACCCTGCGGGAGCAGCGATACCATTTCCAGGATTTGTGATCTTCAAACAGGATTTGATATCTTTTACTTCCGGAAACATGCTAATGCTCGGAAGATTTGTATTTTCATGAGGCCAAGGAGTGAGTTTGGCTTCTTTTTTTCTTCTGCTAATATCTTTCAGTCGTTTGGAAGGATCTAGTATAAAATCACGAATATCTCTTCTGTAAGCAATACTTTTGAAAGCCAAGAACCCAAGATCATCATAACGCACATTATAATTGAATTCGTAGATTAAAGGGAATGCTAACCTTCTATCTAACTCTCCGAGCATTGCAAGAGTGTGGATTTGAAGATCTTCTTGGTCCACCCATGGAGTAGAGATTTCTAGTATATGTAAAACGGTATGTACTTTAGGGAATTTAGGAAGAAGGTTACGTACAAGTGCGTCTTGTACTACAAGCTCGGTTCCTTCCATTGCGATGGATTGGATCTTCTCTCCGTAAGGTTCCAGAGTTTCGTTTAAAGTTTTAAGAGAAAGTCCTTGGTGAGCAACAGAAGTCCCAAGAAGAAGGATTGTAGGTTCGAATTCCGGCTTCTTCTCCAAAACATAATCAGTATTTCGGATAACGTTTGCTGCAAAGGAGCCTTTTTTAAGATAAGGCCTATAAACTCCTGTTTGTAGGCATAGATCGAATAACGCCAATATTATAATTGGTATCCAAAAACTTCTTTGACGGATCAAACTGATGTACGGATTCATATTTGCCTTAGAAATCGAAATACAGGAAGTTTTGACCTCCTGCTCCGAAGAACAGAATGATAAATAGATTCGCTGTAACGAATACTCCGAACTTTTTCTTATTTTCCACGATTGTTTCTATTGGGTTTCGAGAGAAATAATAAGATAGAATAAAACAGATCACGAGTAATATTCCGTAATCGTAATTTACAAATGTTTTAATGGAATAGATTCCACCCGGCACTACGAATACAAGAGATTTCATCATTGCCCAAGCGGCTTTCATTGTTTTTGCACGGAAAAGAATAAAGCCGAAAGAAAGGCAGAACATAGTGAAAACCCGAGCGCCGATATCGTAACTCAAACCACCTTTTTCATTTAACCAGATAGCAATTTTGGTTTTGGAATATTCCCTATGAATACCAAGCATAATACCTTGCCAGAGTCCCCATCCAACAAAATGATAAGCTGCTCCGTGCCAGATACCTGCGAATAACCAAGTTATAAAAAGGTTTCTGTATCCTTTTAAAACTCCAACTCTGGAACCACCTAGAGGAATATAAATATAATCTCTGATCCAAGTGGAGAAGGAGATATGCCAACGAGACCAATGGTCCGCAATATTCCTAGCAACCATCGGGAAGTTGAAGTTTGGATCGAATTTGTATCCGAAAAGTCGCGCTGTTCCGATCGCAATATCAGTATAACCTGCAAAATCGAAGTAGATCTGCCAGCCAAAAGCCATTGCTCCCACCCAAATTTCAGCAGGATTTAGAATTTTATAATTATTGAATGTAAAATCTACTACCTTTGCTAGGTTATCAGCAAATACGATCTTCCTAGTAAATCCCATTAAGATCTGTGCAAATGCGATCTGCACATCTTCTGCAGTAACTTTAGGAGTATCATCCAAATCCCTAAAGAAAGTGTGGGCACGAACGATTGGTCCTGCTACTAATTGAGGGAAGAAGGAAACATACAAAGCAAAATCTAAGAATGACTTACGAGCTTCCAGGTTCCTGCGGAATACATCTATGGTATAACTCATGGACTGGAATGTATA
It encodes the following:
- a CDS encoding MBOAT family O-acyltransferase, translated to MLFNSAHFLLFLPIVLILAKVLKGTYQRAFLLLASLYFYNAWHPASIVCDDIRTSTWYENWIDLSFCNFNINLYIIILIVSMIVDYVAGRLMSGEGVSEKFRKLCLVASLITNLGILAYFKYTNFLLEVFADLFNQISTGEPLKIEHLKIILPVGISFYTFQSMSYTIDVFRRNLEARKSFLDFALYVSFFPQLVAGPIVRAHTFFRDLDDTPKVTAEDVQIAFAQILMGFTRKIVFADNLAKVVDFTFNNYKILNPAEIWVGAMAFGWQIYFDFAGYTDIAIGTARLFGYKFDPNFNFPMVARNIADHWSRWHISFSTWIRDYIYIPLGGSRVGVLKGYRNLFITWLFAGIWHGAAYHFVGWGLWQGIMLGIHREYSKTKIAIWLNEKGGLSYDIGARVFTMFCLSFGFILFRAKTMKAAWAMMKSLVFVVPGGIYSIKTFVNYDYGILLVICFILSYYFSRNPIETIVENKKKFGVFVTANLFIILFFGAGGQNFLYFDF